The following proteins are co-located in the Salvelinus sp. IW2-2015 linkage group LG36, ASM291031v2, whole genome shotgun sequence genome:
- the LOC111959517 gene encoding trace amine-associated receptor 13c-like produces the protein MEEHEDVQYCFQDRNSSCRKASPLTSIHFAIYFCISLFSAVTVFLNVLVIISISHFKQLHTPTNLLILSLAVSDLLVGLIAIPVTAVAIMESCWGFGEHFCVFQFYITCLCTSLSLGNLVLISIDRYVAVCDPLLYYSKITITRTMCCISINWCCCIIHDAAIIKNFVNVQVPSRCLKECFIVEEFNWVNIISLVLKMVVPCSIIITLYLNIFVVARSQARKVFSKEASSVSGVKTVQENKSERKATKTLSIVVFNYLICWTPSLFSFFLSFLGENVSSFIISFLPLVNSLINPIIYAFFYPWFKVTAKLILTLKFRCS, from the coding sequence ATGGAGGAACACGAAGATGTTCAATACTGTTTTCAAGATAGAAACTCTTCTTGCAGAAAGGCTTCACCATTGACTTCAATTCACTTCGCAATCTACTTCTGCATCTCATTGTTTTCAGCGGTTACAGTATTTTTGAACGTACTGGtgatcatctccatctctcacttcaagcagctccacactccaaccaacctgctcatcctctctctggctgtgtcagaTCTCCTGGTAGGATTGATTGCGATACCAGTAACGGCGGTAGCAATAATGGAATCATGTTGGGGTTTTGGGGAAcatttctgtgtgtttcagttcTACATCACTTGTTTATGTACTTCTTTATCTCTGGGCAATTTGGTCTTGATATCTATTGACCgctatgttgctgtgtgtgatcccttattgtattactctaaaataacaataacaagaacGATGTGTTGTATATCCATCAACTGGTGTTGTTGTATCATACACGATGCTGCTATTATAAAAAACTTTGTAAATGTACAGGTACCCAGTAGGTGTTTGAAAGAATGTTTTATTGTTGAAGAGTTCAATTGGGTTAATATCATTAGCCTTGTACTTAAAATGGTTGTCCCATGCTCTATTAttataacactttatttgaatatctTTGTGGTGGCCAGATCACAGGCCAGAAAGGTATTTTCAAAAGAGGCGTCCAGTGTGTCTGGTGTTAAAACTGTACAGGAAAATAAGTCTgagagaaaagcaacaaaaactcTATCTATTGTTGTTTTCAACTATCTCATTTGTTGGactccatctctcttttctttctttctttcttttttaggTGAAAATgtatcatcattcatcatcagcTTTCTGCCACTTGTTAATTCCTTAATTAATCCAATAATTTATGCTTTCTTTTATCCATGGTTCAAAGTGACAGCTAAACTTATTTTAACTCTGAAGTTTAGGTGTTCATAG
- the LOC139023774 gene encoding trace amine-associated receptor 13c-like → MXKHEDVHYCFQXGNSSCRKXLLSXSIYITLYIFFSLXSAVTVFLNLLVXISISHFKQLHTXTNLLILSLAVSDLLVGLIVIPVMTVAIXESXWXFGEBFCAFLLYISXLCPSLSLGSLVLISIDRYVAVCDPLLYHSKITITRXXXCIXITWCCCIIYNAAIIKDIVNVQXPSRXLKECFIVEXXTWGNIIDLVITMVVPCSIILTLYLKIFVVARSQARKVFSKEAASXSGVKTVQANKSERKAXKTLSIVVFTYLXCWIPFIFSFFFLSFLIDNLSFIIXFLPFVNSLINPXIYALFYPWFKVTAKXILTLKLRRS, encoded by the coding sequence ATGYAGAAACATGAAGATGTTCAYTACTGTTTTCAAGYCGGAAACTCTTCTTGCAGAAAGGKTTTGCTATCGARATCTATCTACATAACACTGTACATCTTCTTCTCATTGWTTTCAGCYGTTACAGTATTTTTGAACYTACTGGTGATRatctccatctctcacttcaaGCAGCTCCACACTKCAACCAAcctgctcatcctctctctggctgtgtcagaTCTCCTGGTGGGACTGATTGTGATACCAGTAATGACTGTAGCAATAARMGAATCATGRTGGGMTTTTGGGGAARATTTCTGTGCGTTTCTTCTCTACATTAGTTMTTTATGTCCTTCTTTATCTCTGGGCAGTTTGGTCTTGATATCTATTGACCgctatgttgctgtgtgtgatcccttattgtaccactctaaaataacaataacaagaWTGATSWGTTGTATATMCATTACCTGGTGTTGTTGTATCATATACAATGCTGCTATTATAAAGGACATTGTAAATGTACAGYRACCSAGTAGGTGRTTGAAAGAATGTTTTATTGTTGAASGAARAACCTGGGGTAATATAATTGACCTTGTAATTACAATGGTTGTCCCATGCTCTATTattttaacactttatttgaaaatCTTTGTGGTGGCCAGATCACAGGCCAGAAAGGTATTTTCWAAAGAGGCTGCCAGTGWGTCTGGTGTTAAAACTGTACAGGCAAATAAGTCTGAGAGAAAAGCAYCAAAAACTCTGTCTATTGTTGTTTTCACCTATCTCAMTTGTTGGATTCCATTTATATTTTCWtttttctttctttctttcttaattgACAATTTATCATTCATCATCAYCTTTCTGCCATTTGTTAATTCCTTAATTAATCCAATKATTTATGCTTTATTTTATCCATGGTTCAAAGTGACAGCTAAACWTATTTTAACTCTGAAGTTAAGGCGTTCATAG